Proteins encoded in a region of the Podarcis muralis chromosome 6, rPodMur119.hap1.1, whole genome shotgun sequence genome:
- the LDB1 gene encoding LIM domain-binding protein 1 isoform X1 → MSVGCACPGCSSKSFKLYSPKEPPNGNAFPPFHPGTMLDRDVGPTPMYPPTYLEPGIGRHTPYGNQTDYRIFELNKRLQNWTEECDNLWWDAFTTEFFEDDAMLTITFCLEDGPKRYTIGRTLIPRYFRSIFEGGATELYYVLKHPKESFHNNFVSLDCDQCTMVTQHGKPMFTQVCVEGRLYLEFMFDDMMRIKTWHFSIRQHRELIPRSILAMHAQDPQMLDQLSKNITRCGLSNSTLNYLRLCVILEPMQELMSRHKTYSLSPRDCLKTCLFQKWQRMVAPPAEPARQQPSKRRKRKMSGGSTMSSGGGNTNNSNSKKKSPASTFALSSQVPDVMVVGEPTLMGGEFGDEDERLITRLENTQFDAANGIDDEDSFNNSPALGANSPWNSKPPSSQESKSENPTSQASQ, encoded by the exons GCTGTTCCTCTAAGTCATTCAAGCTGTACTCTCCAAAGGAGCCCCCAAACGGCAACGCCTTCCCCCCCTTTCACCCGGGCACTATGCTGGATCGAGATGTGGG ACCAACTCCTATGTATCCGCCAACATACCTGGAGCCTGGGATTGG GAGGCACACACCATATGGCAACCAGACTGACTACAGGATATTTGAGCTCAATAAGCGGCTGCAAAACTGGACAGAG GAATGTGACAATCTGTGGTGGGATGCCTTCACCACCGAGTTCTTTGAGGATGATGCCATGCTAACAATCACCTTCTGTCTGGAAGATGGACCAAAGAGATACA CGATTGGCCGCACCCTGATCCCCCGCTATTTCCGCAGCATCTTCGAAGGGGGTGCTACCGAGCTGTATTATGTCCTGAAGCACCCGAAGGAGTCCTTCCACAACAACTTTGTCTCTCTCGACTGTGACCAGTGCACCATGGTCACCCAGCATGGCAAGCCCATGTTCACCCAG GTGTGTGTGGAGGGCCGCCTCTACCTGGAGTTCATGTTTGACGACATGATGAGGATAAAGACGTGGCACTTCAGTATCCGGCAGCACCGGGAGCTCATTCCCCGCAGCATCCTTGCTATGCAT GCGCAAGATCCCCAGATGCTGGACCAGTTGTCCAAGAACATCACTCGATGCGGACTGTCAAACTCCACGCTCAACTACCTCCGA CTTTGCGTAATCTTAGAACCAATGCAGGAGTTGATGTCACGGCACAAGACCTACAGCCTCAGTCCCCGGGACTGCCTCAAGACATGCCTCTTCCAAAAGTGGCAACGGATGGTGGCGCCACCTG CTGAGCCTGCACGTCAGCAGCCCAGCAAGCGCCGGAAAAGGAAGATGTCAGGGGGCAGCACCATGAGTTCTGGAGGTGGCAacaccaacaacagcaacagcaagaagaagagcccagccagCACCTTTGCCCTCTCCAGTCAGGTACCT gaTGTGATGGTGGTGGGCGAGCCGACCCTGATGGGCGGGGAGTTTGGTGACGAGGACGAGCGCCTGATCACGCGGCTGGAGAACACGCAGTTCGACGCTGCCAATGGCATTGACGACGAGGACAGCTTCAACAACTCTCCCGCGCTGGGCGCCAACAGCCCCTGGAACAGCAAGCCCCCCTCCAGTCAGGAGAGCAAGTCCGAGAACCCGACGTCGCAAGCATCGCAGTAA
- the LDB1 gene encoding LIM domain-binding protein 1 isoform X2, with product MSVGCACPGCSSKSFKLYSPKEPPNGNAFPPFHPGTMLDRDVGPTPMYPPTYLEPGIGRHTPYGNQTDYRIFELNKRLQNWTEECDNLWWDAFTTEFFEDDAMLTITFCLEDGPKRYTIGRTLIPRYFRSIFEGGATELYYVLKHPKESFHNNFVSLDCDQCTMVTQHGKPMFTQVCVEGRLYLEFMFDDMMRIKTWHFSIRQHRELIPRSILAMHAQDPQMLDQLSKNITRCGLSNSTLNYLRLCVILEPMQELMSRHKTYSLSPRDCLKTCLFQKWQRMVAPPAEPARQQPSKRRKRKMSGGSTMSSGGGNTNNSNSKKKSPASTFALSSQDVMVVGEPTLMGGEFGDEDERLITRLENTQFDAANGIDDEDSFNNSPALGANSPWNSKPPSSQESKSENPTSQASQ from the exons GCTGTTCCTCTAAGTCATTCAAGCTGTACTCTCCAAAGGAGCCCCCAAACGGCAACGCCTTCCCCCCCTTTCACCCGGGCACTATGCTGGATCGAGATGTGGG ACCAACTCCTATGTATCCGCCAACATACCTGGAGCCTGGGATTGG GAGGCACACACCATATGGCAACCAGACTGACTACAGGATATTTGAGCTCAATAAGCGGCTGCAAAACTGGACAGAG GAATGTGACAATCTGTGGTGGGATGCCTTCACCACCGAGTTCTTTGAGGATGATGCCATGCTAACAATCACCTTCTGTCTGGAAGATGGACCAAAGAGATACA CGATTGGCCGCACCCTGATCCCCCGCTATTTCCGCAGCATCTTCGAAGGGGGTGCTACCGAGCTGTATTATGTCCTGAAGCACCCGAAGGAGTCCTTCCACAACAACTTTGTCTCTCTCGACTGTGACCAGTGCACCATGGTCACCCAGCATGGCAAGCCCATGTTCACCCAG GTGTGTGTGGAGGGCCGCCTCTACCTGGAGTTCATGTTTGACGACATGATGAGGATAAAGACGTGGCACTTCAGTATCCGGCAGCACCGGGAGCTCATTCCCCGCAGCATCCTTGCTATGCAT GCGCAAGATCCCCAGATGCTGGACCAGTTGTCCAAGAACATCACTCGATGCGGACTGTCAAACTCCACGCTCAACTACCTCCGA CTTTGCGTAATCTTAGAACCAATGCAGGAGTTGATGTCACGGCACAAGACCTACAGCCTCAGTCCCCGGGACTGCCTCAAGACATGCCTCTTCCAAAAGTGGCAACGGATGGTGGCGCCACCTG CTGAGCCTGCACGTCAGCAGCCCAGCAAGCGCCGGAAAAGGAAGATGTCAGGGGGCAGCACCATGAGTTCTGGAGGTGGCAacaccaacaacagcaacagcaagaagaagagcccagccagCACCTTTGCCCTCTCCAGTCAG gaTGTGATGGTGGTGGGCGAGCCGACCCTGATGGGCGGGGAGTTTGGTGACGAGGACGAGCGCCTGATCACGCGGCTGGAGAACACGCAGTTCGACGCTGCCAATGGCATTGACGACGAGGACAGCTTCAACAACTCTCCCGCGCTGGGCGCCAACAGCCCCTGGAACAGCAAGCCCCCCTCCAGTCAGGAGAGCAAGTCCGAGAACCCGACGTCGCAAGCATCGCAGTAA
- the LDB1 gene encoding LIM domain-binding protein 1 isoform X3: MLDRDVGPTPMYPPTYLEPGIGRHTPYGNQTDYRIFELNKRLQNWTEECDNLWWDAFTTEFFEDDAMLTITFCLEDGPKRYTIGRTLIPRYFRSIFEGGATELYYVLKHPKESFHNNFVSLDCDQCTMVTQHGKPMFTQVCVEGRLYLEFMFDDMMRIKTWHFSIRQHRELIPRSILAMHAQDPQMLDQLSKNITRCGLSNSTLNYLRLCVILEPMQELMSRHKTYSLSPRDCLKTCLFQKWQRMVAPPAEPARQQPSKRRKRKMSGGSTMSSGGGNTNNSNSKKKSPASTFALSSQVPDVMVVGEPTLMGGEFGDEDERLITRLENTQFDAANGIDDEDSFNNSPALGANSPWNSKPPSSQESKSENPTSQASQ; the protein is encoded by the exons ATGCTGGATCGAGATGTGGG ACCAACTCCTATGTATCCGCCAACATACCTGGAGCCTGGGATTGG GAGGCACACACCATATGGCAACCAGACTGACTACAGGATATTTGAGCTCAATAAGCGGCTGCAAAACTGGACAGAG GAATGTGACAATCTGTGGTGGGATGCCTTCACCACCGAGTTCTTTGAGGATGATGCCATGCTAACAATCACCTTCTGTCTGGAAGATGGACCAAAGAGATACA CGATTGGCCGCACCCTGATCCCCCGCTATTTCCGCAGCATCTTCGAAGGGGGTGCTACCGAGCTGTATTATGTCCTGAAGCACCCGAAGGAGTCCTTCCACAACAACTTTGTCTCTCTCGACTGTGACCAGTGCACCATGGTCACCCAGCATGGCAAGCCCATGTTCACCCAG GTGTGTGTGGAGGGCCGCCTCTACCTGGAGTTCATGTTTGACGACATGATGAGGATAAAGACGTGGCACTTCAGTATCCGGCAGCACCGGGAGCTCATTCCCCGCAGCATCCTTGCTATGCAT GCGCAAGATCCCCAGATGCTGGACCAGTTGTCCAAGAACATCACTCGATGCGGACTGTCAAACTCCACGCTCAACTACCTCCGA CTTTGCGTAATCTTAGAACCAATGCAGGAGTTGATGTCACGGCACAAGACCTACAGCCTCAGTCCCCGGGACTGCCTCAAGACATGCCTCTTCCAAAAGTGGCAACGGATGGTGGCGCCACCTG CTGAGCCTGCACGTCAGCAGCCCAGCAAGCGCCGGAAAAGGAAGATGTCAGGGGGCAGCACCATGAGTTCTGGAGGTGGCAacaccaacaacagcaacagcaagaagaagagcccagccagCACCTTTGCCCTCTCCAGTCAGGTACCT gaTGTGATGGTGGTGGGCGAGCCGACCCTGATGGGCGGGGAGTTTGGTGACGAGGACGAGCGCCTGATCACGCGGCTGGAGAACACGCAGTTCGACGCTGCCAATGGCATTGACGACGAGGACAGCTTCAACAACTCTCCCGCGCTGGGCGCCAACAGCCCCTGGAACAGCAAGCCCCCCTCCAGTCAGGAGAGCAAGTCCGAGAACCCGACGTCGCAAGCATCGCAGTAA